From the Deinococcus taeanensis genome, the window CCGCCGATCCCCTGGAGTACTACCGGGGCTCAGAGAACCTTCCCATCTACCTGCCGGGCAGCGGTGACGTTCTGCCGGAGCACTGGCCGAGCCTGCACCTGCCCCCGGAACTTCCAGCCCAGTTCCTCGAGGAATGCCTGACCTTCGCCATGACCCCGGTGACGCACGTGGAGGTCTTCGCGGATCCCGCCCATACCCGGGAGATCGCTGAGGCGCTGGCGGCCCAACTGCAACGGCACCTCCGGGAGAACCTCGCGCACCTCTTGGGCCGGCCGGTGGAGGAGGCAGTGCTGGGCATGTGGTGGGTCACGCAGCATCTTAGCCTGTCGGCCCCCATCCTTCCCGGCAGTGAGGAAGGACGGCGGCAGATACTCACGTACGACGTCGACATGACAGAAATCAAGCGCCCCTGGCAGGCCTCACGCGCCCACCAGGTCCTCAGTCGAACCCAGGCGGAGATCCTCGAGCAGCGCTCGGCCCTCAGGGCCCTGTTCGTCAGCGTCTTTCACCACCGTGACGACCTGATTGACGCGCCCCTCTTCGACCGGTGCTGGGCAGCGTTCGACCCGGTCTCATTTATCGAGTCGTTCGGGCAGTTCAACAGCAAACGGCTCCGAAGCGCCCCGTACCGTCAACAGCGCTCACGCCTGGGCCTGCATGACCTCGTGCGGCCCATTCAGGAATTCTGCGCGGCCCTGCAAGGCTACGGCGCGGCGGACGGGGACGTCAGCGACTGGGAGGCCCTCGGGCTTCAACTGGATGACGTGCTCAGCCATGTCGACGAGTACGACCGGGCATGCCGGGACGTGCAACACCTCGCCCATCAACTCGGATTCGCCGTGCAGGCCCCGGCCAGCAGTTACCAGTGGCGCAACGCCCAGTGGACGAAACTGCTCAAGGAGATCCAGGCGAGCTCCGCTCACCTTCTGGACGTTCCCCCAGTCACGTCGATCAGCGTGATTCGCGCCTGGAATGAATACCTCACGGAAATCCCTCCCCTGAAGTGGCGTTCCGGAGTGCGGCAGTTCTACGTCCTCGTTCACAACATGCTGGCCGCCCGTGACGGTGGTCAGCGCCTGTCGCCCCGTCAGACGACGCAGCAGCCCTTGAGTGTGCAGGACCTGCTGCGCCTGAATGAGCGGCTGCGCCAATCGGAGCGGCAGGGTGAAGAGGTCGATCCGGAAGTGAGGCGGGTGCTGTCCACATGCGTGGACCGGTTGATGACCCTTGAGCATGAGGAACTGGCCCTGATCGGGGCGCACTATCACCAGCTGGCCCCCAAAGGCAAAGACGAGCATCTCCGAGTGGCGTGCGAACTTTTGGACCAGACCACCCGGTGTCTCACCGAAGGCGCCGAGCCGATGACCCTCACCTGACGCGCCATGAAACGCCGACACCCCCATGACTCCGGCGTGTTGGCGTCCCGGCACGCCAGCAGGTCGCGGCAGACGAGGTGACTTGAGTGCCCCAACCCCATTACTCTGAGTGGCACATGACCGGACCTGCCACGAAAGCCCAGCGAGTGCGTGCCGTGCTCGACGTGCTGGCACGGACGGAATGCTCGGCCCGCGACCTGACCGAGCGTTTGGGCTTGCCGCTCAACAAGCTCCGAAGCGTACAGCGCGACCTGGAGGAGTTGCAGGCGACTGGCGAGGTGGAACGGACCGCCTGCGGCAAGTACCGCCGGCCCCTGCGTGCCAGCACCTTCAACCCTGTGGAGGCCCTGGCGGTGTACTCGGCTGCCCGGATGCTGTACCACCACGCCTCTCAGTACAACGAGCATTACCTGTCGGCAATGGAAAAACTCACGGCCCAACTCCCGGCCCCAGCCCGGAGGGTGGCGGTCCTGGCCAACGAGGCTTACCGGCAGCGTCCGAATGGGGGAGAGTCCCGCACGTTTGAAATGGTGGCCCAGGCCTGGCTCCACAGCCGCGTCTTGCAGGCCCAGTACCACTCGCTGAACCGGATGTCGGAGGTGGAGCTCGTGATCTACTTCATCGAGCTCAACGCCCGTAACCGGGAAGCGTACGCCATCGGCGTCGACCGCCTCCGGGAAAATGCCTCGCCCCGCGTCTACCGCTTAACCCGCCTGCGGAACGTGTCACTGCTCAATGACACCTGCGAGATCCCCGAGGACTTCCATCCCCTGCAGTTTCTGTCCCATGCCTGGGGCATCATGGTCGGCGAGCCGCAGAAAGTGGAACTGTTCTTCTCCCCGGCGGTCCGAGACCGCGTGGCCGAAACGCATCTGGGCGCCGGAGCGGAGTGCTTCACGCTTGCCAGCGGTCACACCCGGGTGGTGATGACGGTGGGCGGATGGCAGGAACTCGTGCCCTGGATCCTGGGTTGGGGCGCGGAGGTGGAGGTGGTGACCCCCGCAGACTTGCGGGCGCACATCGCCTCGGTCCTGCAGCACGCCTCCGCCCAGTATCCGCTGACGCCGGCCCTCTCCGTTTCGGTGTAAAGTGCGTCTGAAAAACGTGCTGGCGCAGGTTTTCCCAGAGCCATCATGCGTGCACGGTAGAGGTCGGAGGTGGGGCGCGCATGCCCCAAGCGGCGTACCCAAACGGTCTGACCGGTGCCAAGTGCAACGTGCTTTTTTCCCTTCTTCCTGCCGAGTCCTCTGTCGGCCGTCCAAGGAAGTGGTCGCTTCGGGAGATCCCGGGTGGGACCTTCGACGTTCTACGCGGCGGGATTGCCTGGCGGGCGATGCCGCACGACCTACCCCCCGGGCAGACGATCTATCACGGTCACCGGATCTGGCGAGTGCGGGGCGTCTGGGAGGCGCTCCATACAGGTCTTCGTGAGGTGGTCCGTCAGCGTGAGGGGCGCGCAGCGACCCCCAGCGCCGCGATCCTCGACAGTCCATC encodes:
- a CDS encoding helix-turn-helix transcriptional regulator, with amino-acid sequence MTGPATKAQRVRAVLDVLARTECSARDLTERLGLPLNKLRSVQRDLEELQATGEVERTACGKYRRPLRASTFNPVEALAVYSAARMLYHHASQYNEHYLSAMEKLTAQLPAPARRVAVLANEAYRQRPNGGESRTFEMVAQAWLHSRVLQAQYHSLNRMSEVELVIYFIELNARNREAYAIGVDRLRENASPRVYRLTRLRNVSLLNDTCEIPEDFHPLQFLSHAWGIMVGEPQKVELFFSPAVRDRVAETHLGAGAECFTLASGHTRVVMTVGGWQELVPWILGWGAEVEVVTPADLRAHIASVLQHASAQYPLTPALSVSV